A region of Polyangiaceae bacterium DNA encodes the following proteins:
- a CDS encoding radical SAM protein → MGLDLLFLAPLQPLTGSFQDAPMRRTVGAFTQAPLLEARSELEVYLGERLETLARARFGAGAVGPRVAHRSLTAVALATHLERAGLSWKVLDPGAIELGRWHRDLARLRHTEPVAVGISTTFLTSVPWMTALIALVRRVFPRAKLLLGGYYYATNAREFLALDGDVLCVGEGELRLPQIVRALRDGASLDAIPGLYLRGPDGQLSYTGPSPALDLQSLPLPDWRLAERIDPPVSLANDFIEATVETQRGCFFRCEFCTYRTLAEIARLDVERACDAILATALPRHGWVYLVDATATYPHARWKAILERLIERGGVSLPMGAYARVSDLDDAAVALMARAGVRTVFIGQESGDQGILNRMKKATRVEQVAPAVAALSRHGVDAYFSFIHGFPGETPESLQATRAMIEGLNRPDPERPACVFYNVTPFSVMDLATASGSSEIVEAKHFIEYTTRGYSAVDVSREVLATLVAVSRVLHAPVYSGVLSWVGVPLGTAAPVVGGAERLETHRWLKAVERGAMSFVEERVFGRRPEPGERERVRAAILGGASPKRTPSLRGRALTLVARRLRAEWSEEGEAGVGLLTRAALGAFALRDTLDPRAALGTALRPEGQREPSSSVDRLARELIDSARLVRRATG, encoded by the coding sequence GTGGGGCTCGACCTGTTGTTCCTGGCGCCGCTGCAGCCGCTCACCGGCTCGTTCCAGGATGCGCCGATGCGCCGGACCGTCGGCGCGTTCACGCAGGCACCGCTGCTCGAGGCGCGCAGCGAGCTCGAGGTCTACCTCGGCGAGCGCCTCGAGACCCTGGCTCGGGCGCGCTTCGGCGCGGGCGCCGTGGGGCCGCGGGTCGCGCATCGCTCGCTCACCGCGGTCGCCCTGGCCACGCACCTCGAGCGTGCCGGCCTGTCCTGGAAGGTGCTGGACCCCGGCGCCATCGAGCTCGGGCGCTGGCATCGGGACTTGGCCCGGCTGCGACACACCGAGCCAGTCGCGGTGGGGATCTCCACCACCTTCCTGACCAGCGTGCCCTGGATGACCGCGCTGATCGCGCTGGTCCGACGTGTGTTCCCGCGGGCCAAGCTGCTCCTGGGCGGCTACTACTACGCGACGAACGCCCGCGAGTTCCTCGCGCTCGACGGCGACGTGTTGTGCGTCGGCGAGGGCGAGCTGCGTCTGCCGCAGATCGTCCGGGCGCTCCGCGACGGCGCTTCGCTCGACGCCATCCCGGGGCTCTACCTGCGGGGGCCGGACGGCCAGCTGTCGTACACGGGGCCGAGCCCCGCCCTCGATCTTCAATCGCTTCCGCTCCCGGATTGGAGGCTCGCCGAGCGCATCGACCCGCCGGTGAGCCTGGCGAACGACTTCATCGAAGCCACCGTCGAGACGCAGCGGGGCTGCTTCTTCCGCTGCGAGTTCTGCACCTACCGGACCCTCGCCGAGATCGCGCGTTTGGACGTCGAGCGCGCCTGCGATGCGATCCTGGCGACGGCGCTTCCCCGGCACGGTTGGGTCTACCTGGTGGACGCGACCGCGACCTACCCGCATGCGCGCTGGAAGGCCATCCTGGAACGCCTGATCGAGCGCGGCGGGGTCTCGCTGCCGATGGGAGCTTATGCGCGCGTCTCGGACCTGGACGACGCAGCCGTCGCGTTGATGGCGCGGGCCGGCGTGCGCACGGTCTTCATCGGTCAGGAGAGCGGAGATCAGGGCATCTTGAACCGCATGAAGAAGGCGACGCGCGTCGAGCAGGTTGCGCCGGCGGTCGCGGCGCTGTCCCGCCACGGCGTGGACGCGTACTTCTCCTTCATCCACGGCTTTCCCGGCGAGACCCCGGAGTCACTCCAGGCCACCCGGGCGATGATCGAGGGCCTGAACCGACCCGATCCGGAGCGGCCCGCCTGCGTCTTCTACAACGTCACGCCCTTCTCGGTGATGGACCTGGCGACGGCATCCGGCTCCTCGGAGATCGTCGAAGCGAAGCACTTCATCGAGTACACGACGCGGGGCTACAGCGCCGTGGACGTATCGCGCGAGGTGCTCGCGACGCTGGTCGCCGTCAGCCGCGTGCTCCACGCGCCGGTGTACAGCGGGGTCCTGAGCTGGGTAGGCGTCCCGCTCGGGACCGCCGCGCCGGTCGTGGGCGGCGCGGAGCGGCTCGAGACCCACCGCTGGCTCAAGGCCGTCGAACGCGGCGCCATGTCGTTCGTCGAAGAGCGCGTGTTCGGGCGCCGGCCCGAGCCCGGCGAGAGGGAGCGAGTCCGCGCTGCGATCCTGGGCGGCGCGAGCCCAAAGCGCACACCGTCGTTGCGCGGGCGCGCGCTGACGCTCGTGGCCCGGCGCCTGCGCGCGGAGTGGAGCGAGGAAGGGGAAGCCGGTGTGGGCCTCTTGACCCGAGCCGCGCTGGGGGCCTTCGCGCTCAGAGACACGCTCGACCCGCGCGCTGCGCTCGGCACGGCCCTTCGGCCCGAAGGGCAGCGCGAGCCGTCTTCGTCGGTCGATCGCTTGGCGCGGGAGCTGATCGACTCGGCGCGCCTGGTGAGACGCGCGACGGGTTAG
- a CDS encoding glutathione S-transferase — MHLRFITSRLCPFAQRNLIVMHAKKLDFEVVWVDLFDKPAWLFELNDAGKVPLLEVDGELLAESTVINEFLEEVFVGARLHPESALERARSRMWIEAVSPLNLEVHRIMMAPDDGTSAEAVETARQRLCRLEPRITGPLFSGAQLDLVDVTAAPALIRLAWCAAIDPETNAAAGLERVEAWQRNLVSHEAVMASTPDGLHALWLEFLKGRASPKRTAPATRLGIKASVDLTPAAT, encoded by the coding sequence ATGCATTTGCGTTTCATCACGTCGAGGCTGTGCCCGTTCGCGCAGCGGAACCTGATCGTGATGCACGCCAAAAAGCTGGATTTCGAGGTGGTCTGGGTCGACCTGTTCGACAAGCCTGCGTGGCTTTTCGAGCTGAACGATGCCGGGAAGGTGCCTCTGCTCGAGGTGGACGGCGAGCTCTTGGCCGAGTCGACCGTGATCAATGAATTCCTCGAAGAGGTCTTCGTGGGCGCCCGGCTTCACCCCGAGTCAGCACTCGAGCGCGCGAGAAGCCGAATGTGGATCGAGGCCGTCTCGCCGCTCAACCTGGAAGTGCATCGAATCATGATGGCGCCGGACGACGGCACCTCGGCCGAAGCCGTCGAGACGGCTCGTCAGCGCCTCTGCCGGCTCGAACCCCGAATCACCGGCCCTCTGTTTTCGGGCGCTCAGCTCGACTTGGTGGACGTCACGGCTGCGCCAGCGCTCATCCGGCTCGCTTGGTGCGCCGCCATCGACCCCGAGACCAACGCCGCCGCGGGGCTCGAGCGCGTCGAAGCCTGGCAGCGCAACCTGGTTTCGCACGAGGCCGTGATGGCGAGCACGCCGGACGGCCTGCACGCGCTCTGGCTGGAATTTCTGAAAGGCAGGGCGAGCCCCAAGCGCACCGCACCCGCGACCCGACTGGGAATCAAGGCCTCGGTGGACTTGACACCGGCGGCGACCTAA
- a CDS encoding AraC family transcriptional regulator produces MGLSPGRARHLFVEQTGLPFRAYLLWLGLTKAVQVYAEGGSLTEAAHAAGFSDSAHLSRTFRRIFGISSDSLRLGQ; encoded by the coding sequence ATGGGTTTGTCTCCAGGACGGGCGCGCCACCTCTTCGTCGAGCAGACGGGGCTACCGTTTCGCGCCTACTTGCTCTGGCTGGGCCTGACGAAGGCGGTGCAGGTGTACGCGGAGGGCGGATCGCTCACCGAGGCGGCGCACGCGGCGGGCTTCTCGGATTCGGCGCACCTCAGCCGCACGTTTCGACGGATATTCGGCATCTCGTCGGACTCGCTCCGCCTGGGCCAGTAG
- a CDS encoding SDR family oxidoreductase — protein MAQRSFGGRVVVVTGAAGGIGRAIAERFALERARLVLLDVDEVGLSTSKELLLGKGVEVLALACDITRAEDNERAARAILDRFGCVDVLVNNAGVVHRSSFRDTDVDVFRRVMEVNYFGSLSVTKALLEPLIAAQGLIIVVSSIAGLSPLYGRSGYSASKHALHGLFESLRAELSDDRVEVLMVCPSFTRTPFEQRALGASGERVERGRSRVGTEASPDDVADAVVRAARRRQRLLVLSPVGKLAVWLARLAPALYERWMVKALREELGGG, from the coding sequence ATGGCGCAGCGCTCCTTCGGCGGCAGGGTGGTGGTCGTGACCGGGGCGGCGGGCGGCATCGGCCGCGCGATCGCCGAGCGTTTTGCGCTCGAGCGCGCACGGCTGGTGCTCCTGGACGTGGACGAGGTCGGCCTCTCCACCTCGAAGGAGCTGCTCTTGGGCAAAGGCGTCGAGGTGCTGGCGCTCGCCTGCGACATCACCCGGGCCGAAGACAACGAGCGGGCTGCCCGCGCCATCCTCGACCGCTTCGGGTGCGTGGACGTGCTGGTCAACAACGCCGGCGTCGTCCACCGCTCGAGCTTTCGCGACACCGACGTGGACGTGTTCCGGCGCGTGATGGAGGTGAACTACTTCGGCTCGCTCTCGGTTACCAAGGCGCTGCTCGAGCCGCTGATCGCGGCGCAGGGGCTGATCATCGTGGTGTCGAGCATCGCGGGCCTGTCGCCGCTCTACGGTCGCAGCGGCTACTCCGCCAGCAAGCACGCGCTGCACGGGCTGTTCGAGTCGCTGCGCGCGGAGCTCTCCGACGACCGGGTCGAAGTGCTGATGGTCTGCCCGTCGTTCACCCGCACACCCTTCGAACAGCGGGCGCTCGGGGCGAGCGGCGAGCGGGTCGAGCGGGGGCGCTCCCGAGTCGGCACCGAGGCTTCGCCCGACGACGTCGCCGACGCCGTGGTCCGCGCTGCGCGGCGACGCCAGCGGCTCCTGGTGCTCTCTCCGGTGGGAAAGCTGGCGGTGTGGCTCGCGCGCCTCGCGCCCGCCCTGTACGAGCGCTGGATGGTGAAGGCGCTTCGGGAGGAGTTGGGCGGAGGCTAG
- a CDS encoding TetR/AcrR family transcriptional regulator, translated as MTTSAAIPLEVNDGVRQRILAAARAEFASRGFGAASVRTIAERAGATAAMINYYFGGKQALYDTVVAEAQGRLLARLSAAVGSGERDGLPVRLALAYFDFLVEERELQRLLLRQMLDRGDDLREHADDIAGPLAALLERHFGDRAVARQFAISVFGAIAGYFVYEPVLGAVLGRDPMSAESVAARRRHVEELVSLIERFAP; from the coding sequence ATGACCACATCGGCAGCAATTCCCCTCGAAGTCAACGACGGCGTCCGGCAGCGCATCCTGGCTGCGGCCCGGGCGGAGTTCGCCTCCCGGGGCTTCGGGGCTGCCTCCGTCCGCACCATCGCCGAGCGCGCAGGCGCCACGGCGGCGATGATCAACTACTACTTCGGCGGCAAGCAGGCGCTCTACGACACCGTCGTCGCCGAGGCTCAGGGGCGCCTGCTCGCGCGGCTCTCGGCTGCCGTGGGCAGCGGCGAGCGGGACGGCCTGCCGGTCCGGCTCGCGCTGGCCTACTTCGACTTCCTGGTCGAGGAGCGCGAGCTGCAGCGCTTGCTGCTCCGGCAGATGCTCGACCGCGGGGACGACCTGCGAGAGCACGCGGACGACATCGCCGGTCCGCTCGCAGCCTTGCTCGAACGACACTTCGGCGATCGCGCGGTCGCGCGGCAGTTCGCCATCAGCGTGTTCGGAGCCATCGCCGGCTACTTCGTCTACGAGCCCGTGCTCGGCGCCGTCTTGGGCAGAGACCCGATGTCGGCCGAGAGCGTGGCGGCGCGTCGCCGTCACGTGGAAGAGCTCGTCTCACTGATCGAGAGGTTTGCCCCATGA
- a CDS encoding radical SAM protein, with product MNARANVFELTRRFAGARLGLRKPIYLVHALTARCNARCGFCAWNPEFYDPRQQLSTPAIKQLYTDARKAGFVGLSVWGGEPLVHPDFEAIMRHAHELGLITNMVTNGFLLRKHLEAVTTYIDRVSISLDFPSSKHDEVRKIRGLFAEIVAATRALRERDPDKKIVYICTLQKENVDLPTLRQLAELMADLGVLGVFNGLRVEAATEGGDAGLAKYAPSQAELREAFLFLQDLKRRGYPILNSNTHMSMMESGPPVYRCHWPKFMLPVEANGDVVDCMHWGTKPIANLKHTSFEEVLKHPRLRELAGKEGESCHKCVSIHRVEISEVSSGNFEPLESWRMLKTPRRLPLLSQAFAR from the coding sequence ATGAACGCCAGAGCCAACGTCTTCGAGCTCACCCGTCGCTTCGCCGGTGCCCGGCTCGGCCTGCGAAAGCCCATCTACCTGGTGCACGCGCTCACCGCGCGCTGCAACGCGCGTTGCGGGTTCTGCGCTTGGAACCCGGAGTTCTACGATCCGCGGCAGCAGCTCTCAACCCCGGCCATCAAGCAGCTCTACACGGACGCGCGCAAGGCGGGCTTCGTGGGCCTCTCCGTCTGGGGCGGGGAGCCGCTGGTGCACCCCGACTTCGAAGCCATCATGCGCCACGCCCACGAGCTGGGCCTGATCACCAACATGGTGACGAACGGCTTCCTGCTCCGGAAGCACCTGGAAGCGGTCACGACCTACATCGATCGGGTCAGCATCTCGCTGGACTTCCCCTCGTCGAAGCACGACGAAGTCCGCAAGATCCGCGGCCTCTTCGCTGAGATCGTGGCGGCGACGCGGGCGCTCCGCGAGCGAGATCCCGACAAGAAGATCGTCTACATCTGCACGCTCCAGAAGGAGAACGTGGACCTCCCGACCCTGCGCCAGCTGGCGGAGCTGATGGCCGACCTCGGCGTGCTGGGCGTGTTCAACGGCTTGCGCGTCGAGGCGGCGACCGAGGGCGGCGACGCTGGGCTCGCGAAGTACGCCCCGTCGCAGGCCGAGCTCCGCGAGGCGTTCTTGTTCTTGCAGGACCTGAAGCGTCGCGGCTATCCCATCCTCAACTCCAACACGCACATGAGCATGATGGAGAGCGGCCCGCCGGTGTACCGCTGCCACTGGCCGAAGTTCATGCTGCCCGTAGAGGCCAACGGCGACGTCGTGGACTGCATGCATTGGGGCACCAAGCCCATCGCCAACTTGAAGCACACCTCGTTCGAGGAGGTGCTGAAGCACCCCCGGCTGCGCGAGCTCGCGGGCAAGGAGGGCGAGAGCTGCCACAAGTGCGTGTCGATCCACCGCGTCGAGATCTCCGAGGTGAGCTCGGGAAACTTCGAACCGCTCGAGTCCTGGCGCATGTTGAAGACGCCGCGGCGGCTGCCGCTCCTGTCCCAAGCCTTCGCGAGGTGA
- a CDS encoding SCP2 sterol-binding domain-containing protein, translated as MGTYKDRAELERVMGRLFERLMATPAVAGPLTSTELVVRFRYPDLGSVLTFDLKHRPAAFSTGDGGAADVEMVQSSDTAHEFWLGKLNPVRAIATGRVRARGDVAGALKLLPAIRPAFQIYPDVLQELGLAGKLERAPSTPRRRLDWRRWLRRRESLDSSRLARDTFPPTGKEPCVPATERVALPAEERLLQREMLQRMCLIRELEERLAAEWKDGALPTAAIHLSTGQEAVAVGVCFALAPDDVIATTHRGHGHMLAKGAPADRMMAEIFGKESGLCAGKGGSMHVTDASVGAIGANGIVGASPLLALGAALSFQYQKRDAVAVAFLGDGATNQGMFHEALNLSSVWKLPVVFVIENNGYGEFTPQSGSTNVAELANRAAAYGMPGARVDGNDVNAVFRAAKEMVERARTGAGPALLECLTYRWRGHMEGDGQSYRSAAELEEWKQKDPCVRQRELLGSEADGLAEKARSEIDAALDFARRAPEPGPTALVTHVFSPEPRRFQSESPGESVMMTASAAINRALREEMERDPNVLLLGEDITLGGYLAVTQGLVDVFGKQRVRDTPISENAILGGAVGAAMNGLRPVAEILFSDFLTVCADPLVNQAAKLRYMSGGQYSVPMVVRTPGGAGLGMAAQHSQSLETLFMNIPGLIIAAPGTPRDCRALLKAAIRSDNPVLFFEHKLLYLTEGAVPLADDVAPLGVARVVRPGKDVTVVALSYMVQVALEAAAELEKQGIDVEVIDPRTVAPLDGETILRSVEKTRRLVTVEESPVRGGFGAEVVARVAAAAHGLLSAPPLRVGAGDHPIAYNKALECLSVPDVARVVSAVKSCL; from the coding sequence ATGGGCACGTACAAGGACCGCGCCGAGCTGGAGCGCGTGATGGGCCGACTGTTCGAGCGCTTGATGGCGACGCCGGCGGTGGCCGGGCCGCTGACCAGCACCGAGCTGGTGGTGCGCTTTCGTTACCCCGACCTGGGCTCGGTGCTCACGTTCGACCTGAAGCACCGGCCCGCGGCCTTCTCGACTGGTGACGGCGGCGCCGCCGACGTGGAGATGGTGCAGTCGTCGGACACCGCCCACGAGTTCTGGCTGGGCAAGCTGAACCCCGTGCGCGCCATCGCCACGGGGCGCGTGCGCGCGCGCGGCGACGTCGCCGGGGCGTTGAAGCTCTTGCCGGCGATCCGCCCTGCGTTCCAGATCTACCCCGACGTGCTCCAGGAGCTGGGCCTGGCCGGAAAGCTGGAGCGGGCGCCGAGCACGCCCAGGCGTCGCCTCGACTGGCGGCGCTGGCTCCGGCGCCGCGAGTCCCTCGACTCGAGCCGCCTGGCCCGCGACACCTTCCCGCCCACGGGCAAGGAGCCCTGCGTGCCCGCTACCGAGCGCGTGGCGCTGCCCGCGGAGGAGAGGCTCCTGCAACGGGAGATGCTCCAGCGCATGTGTCTGATCCGCGAGCTCGAAGAGCGGCTCGCGGCGGAGTGGAAGGACGGCGCGCTGCCCACCGCGGCCATCCACCTGAGCACGGGGCAGGAGGCCGTCGCCGTCGGCGTCTGCTTCGCCCTCGCACCCGACGACGTGATCGCCACGACCCACCGCGGTCACGGCCACATGCTGGCCAAGGGTGCGCCGGCCGATCGGATGATGGCCGAGATCTTCGGCAAGGAGTCCGGCCTGTGCGCCGGCAAGGGCGGCAGCATGCACGTCACGGACGCCAGCGTCGGAGCCATCGGCGCCAACGGCATCGTAGGCGCTTCCCCGCTCCTGGCGCTCGGGGCGGCGCTGTCGTTCCAGTACCAGAAGCGTGACGCCGTGGCGGTGGCCTTCTTGGGCGACGGCGCCACGAACCAGGGCATGTTCCACGAGGCGCTGAACCTCTCCTCGGTGTGGAAGCTGCCCGTGGTGTTCGTGATCGAGAACAACGGCTACGGCGAGTTCACGCCGCAGTCCGGCTCGACCAACGTCGCCGAGCTCGCGAATCGCGCCGCAGCCTACGGCATGCCCGGCGCGCGCGTGGACGGCAACGACGTGAACGCGGTGTTTCGCGCCGCCAAAGAAATGGTCGAGCGCGCGCGTACGGGTGCCGGCCCCGCGTTGCTCGAGTGCCTGACCTATCGCTGGCGCGGCCACATGGAGGGTGACGGGCAGAGCTACCGCAGCGCCGCCGAGCTCGAGGAGTGGAAGCAGAAGGACCCCTGCGTACGCCAGCGAGAGCTGCTCGGCAGCGAGGCCGACGGGCTCGCCGAGAAGGCTCGGTCCGAGATCGACGCCGCCCTCGACTTCGCGCGGCGCGCGCCGGAGCCGGGCCCCACGGCGCTCGTGACTCACGTCTTCTCCCCGGAGCCGAGGCGCTTCCAGAGCGAGTCGCCCGGCGAGAGCGTGATGATGACGGCGTCTGCCGCCATCAACCGCGCGCTCCGCGAGGAGATGGAGCGCGACCCGAACGTGCTGCTCCTGGGCGAGGACATCACTCTTGGCGGCTACCTCGCCGTGACGCAGGGCCTCGTGGACGTATTCGGCAAGCAGCGCGTGCGCGACACGCCGATCAGCGAGAACGCCATCCTCGGCGGGGCGGTCGGCGCGGCCATGAACGGACTGCGTCCCGTGGCGGAGATCCTGTTCTCGGACTTCCTGACCGTGTGCGCGGATCCTCTGGTGAACCAGGCGGCGAAGCTGCGCTACATGTCCGGCGGGCAGTATTCGGTGCCGATGGTGGTGCGCACGCCGGGCGGCGCGGGCCTCGGCATGGCGGCTCAACACTCGCAGTCGCTGGAGACCCTGTTCATGAACATCCCGGGGCTGATCATCGCGGCACCGGGCACGCCGCGGGACTGTCGTGCGCTGCTGAAGGCCGCCATCCGCTCGGACAACCCGGTGCTCTTCTTCGAGCACAAGCTGCTCTACCTGACCGAGGGCGCCGTGCCGCTCGCGGACGACGTGGCCCCGCTCGGGGTCGCGCGGGTGGTGCGCCCGGGCAAGGACGTCACCGTCGTCGCGCTCTCGTACATGGTGCAGGTCGCGCTCGAGGCTGCTGCTGAGCTCGAGAAGCAGGGCATCGACGTCGAGGTCATCGATCCGCGCACGGTCGCCCCCCTCGACGGCGAGACCATCCTGCGCTCGGTCGAGAAGACCCGGCGCTTGGTCACGGTCGAGGAGAGCCCGGTGCGCGGAGGCTTCGGCGCCGAGGTGGTGGCGCGGGTCGCCGCGGCGGCCCACGGCCTGCTTTCGGCTCCTCCGCTGCGGGTCGGTGCCGGCGACCACCCGATCGCGTACAACAAGGCGCTCGAATGCCTCAGCGTCCCCGACGTGGCTCGTGTCGTCTCTGCGGTGAAGAGCTGCCTCTGA
- a CDS encoding DNA starvation/stationary phase protection protein yields MSMKAVKIDIGIKDQDRARLAQELSVLLADSYTLYLKTHYFHWNVTGPMFQTLHLMFEQHYNELALAVDTIAERIRSLGHTAPGSYAAFAKLSNIKDSESVPKAKEMIAQLVEGHETVVRTARKVLGVAEEAHDQSTADVATQRLQLHEKTAWMLRSLLEE; encoded by the coding sequence TTGTCCATGAAGGCCGTCAAGATCGACATCGGGATCAAGGATCAGGACCGTGCGCGCCTCGCGCAGGAGCTGTCGGTGCTCCTGGCGGACAGCTACACGCTCTACCTGAAGACCCACTACTTCCACTGGAACGTTACCGGCCCGATGTTCCAGACGCTGCACCTGATGTTCGAGCAGCACTACAACGAGCTGGCGCTGGCGGTGGACACCATCGCGGAGCGCATCCGCTCCCTCGGGCACACGGCGCCGGGCAGCTATGCCGCCTTCGCCAAGCTGTCGAACATCAAGGACTCGGAGTCGGTCCCCAAGGCCAAGGAGATGATCGCTCAGCTGGTCGAGGGGCACGAGACGGTGGTGCGCACCGCGCGCAAGGTGCTCGGTGTCGCGGAAGAGGCACACGACCAGTCCACCGCGGACGTCGCGACCCAGCGCCTGCAGCTCCACGAGAAGACCGCCTGGATGCTGCGCAGTCTGCTGGAAGAGTGA
- a CDS encoding serine/threonine protein kinase, protein MGETSSPSLKATLRYGAFDAGDAAGGLTSAASTLAGLAPSAPMPVDLDETIDASALGSNPVASASPLVSAAGRSTVLPRRKAAAVAPVEQRPRFDRVRLLGEGGMGQVELVRDNDIRRTVAVKRLHADAQSEAALLRFADEVRIVGQLEHPAIVPVYDVGRDETGQVYLVMKHLNGETMEQIIEKLRAKDPSYTEKYSLEFRVHLFMNVLDALRFAHARGVIHRDMKPANVMIGPYGEVTVLDWGIAKPIKSKEESADVQALDRTAIDTQDTRLQETQFGSLAGTPLYMSPEQAAGRNSELDERSDVYSLCVLFYEWLTLQHPLENVQTVPEVLAAIISGLDLDKVGERAVFAGVGGEWVQVIVRGLEKDRDKRFQSVAELEKAVRGVLDGKIPIQCHLTLTKRVVHEALHWVDRHPVVYLIAFYGTCLSLVLGLVYGGYRLVAAAL, encoded by the coding sequence ATGGGGGAAACCTCGAGTCCTTCGCTGAAAGCGACGTTACGTTACGGGGCATTCGACGCGGGTGACGCCGCCGGTGGGCTGACCTCGGCCGCGAGCACTCTCGCGGGGTTGGCGCCGTCGGCGCCGATGCCCGTGGATCTCGACGAGACCATCGACGCCTCCGCGCTCGGCTCGAACCCGGTGGCCTCCGCGTCGCCGCTGGTGAGCGCGGCGGGGCGCTCGACCGTCTTGCCGCGCCGCAAGGCCGCCGCCGTGGCGCCCGTGGAGCAGCGGCCGCGCTTCGACCGCGTGCGCCTGCTGGGCGAAGGCGGCATGGGGCAGGTCGAGCTGGTCCGTGACAACGACATCCGCCGCACCGTCGCGGTGAAGCGCCTGCACGCCGACGCGCAGTCCGAGGCCGCGCTCCTGCGCTTCGCCGACGAGGTCCGCATCGTCGGGCAGCTCGAGCACCCCGCCATCGTCCCGGTGTACGACGTGGGGCGAGACGAGACGGGCCAGGTGTACCTGGTGATGAAGCACCTGAACGGCGAGACCATGGAGCAGATCATCGAGAAGCTCCGCGCCAAGGACCCGAGCTACACCGAAAAGTACTCGCTGGAGTTCCGAGTCCACCTGTTCATGAACGTGCTGGACGCGCTGCGCTTCGCCCACGCCCGGGGCGTCATCCATCGCGATATGAAGCCCGCAAACGTGATGATCGGCCCCTACGGCGAGGTGACGGTGCTGGACTGGGGCATCGCCAAGCCGATCAAGTCCAAGGAAGAATCGGCGGACGTGCAGGCGCTCGATCGCACGGCCATCGACACCCAAGACACGCGCTTGCAGGAGACTCAATTCGGCTCGCTGGCGGGGACGCCGCTCTACATGTCGCCGGAGCAGGCCGCCGGGCGTAACTCCGAGCTCGACGAGCGCAGCGACGTCTACTCGCTGTGCGTGCTGTTCTACGAATGGCTCACGCTGCAACACCCGCTGGAGAACGTGCAGACCGTCCCCGAGGTGCTCGCCGCGATCATCTCGGGGCTGGATCTCGACAAAGTGGGCGAGCGCGCCGTGTTCGCGGGGGTCGGCGGCGAGTGGGTCCAGGTGATCGTGCGCGGCCTGGAGAAGGACCGCGACAAGCGCTTCCAATCCGTGGCCGAGCTGGAGAAGGCCGTGCGGGGAGTGCTCGACGGCAAGATCCCCATCCAGTGCCACCTGACCTTGACCAAGCGGGTCGTGCACGAGGCGCTGCACTGGGTGGACCGCCACCCAGTGGTCTACCTGATCGCGTTCTACGGCACGTGCCTGTCCCTCGTGCTGGGCCTGGTGTACGGCGGCTATCGGCTGGTGGCGGCGGCGCTGTGA
- a CDS encoding FkbM family methyltransferase, which yields MSGLAAWLERGKRIFAPPRGPSLVPLMGGRPLTVLFVGARGGPASRWTEYGRDVALIGLEPDPAEHARLEREARAGERYLCVAAGSERGRARLNLTRQAGCSSFYEPNRALLSQFPPDIARMFEVVGSTEVETAPLDELVAQESLEPDVLAVDVQGAELSVLRGAGELLGRLALVELEVELAPQYVGQPLFSDVDPFMRQRGYELLGLRRSSWRRRSPRGTSDSVAGGQLIHADALYLNRARLDALPSSAELVRFLLGLSAYRQHDFIEYLLAEHPRAAELTSSQRKALRLRLVPEIRPLWRSVRRSLLHLPHHLTVRALAVALREAPADDWHDPDFF from the coding sequence GTGAGCGGGCTCGCAGCCTGGCTCGAGCGTGGGAAGCGCATCTTCGCGCCACCCCGCGGACCGTCGCTGGTTCCGCTGATGGGGGGACGACCGCTCACGGTGCTCTTCGTGGGTGCTCGCGGCGGCCCGGCGTCGCGCTGGACCGAATACGGGCGCGACGTCGCGCTGATCGGCCTCGAGCCCGATCCGGCCGAGCACGCGCGACTCGAGCGCGAGGCCCGCGCCGGCGAGCGCTACTTGTGCGTCGCAGCCGGCTCGGAGCGCGGGCGCGCGCGCCTGAACCTGACGCGCCAGGCGGGCTGCTCCAGCTTCTACGAACCGAACCGTGCGCTCCTCTCGCAGTTTCCGCCCGACATCGCCCGCATGTTCGAGGTGGTCGGCAGCACCGAGGTCGAGACGGCGCCGCTCGACGAGCTCGTCGCACAGGAGTCGCTCGAGCCGGACGTGCTCGCCGTGGACGTGCAAGGCGCGGAGCTGTCGGTCCTGCGCGGAGCCGGCGAGCTGCTCGGGCGCCTCGCGCTGGTGGAGCTCGAGGTCGAGCTCGCGCCCCAATACGTCGGCCAGCCTCTGTTCAGCGACGTCGACCCCTTCATGCGCCAGCGCGGCTACGAGCTGCTCGGCCTGCGGCGCAGCTCCTGGCGCAGGCGATCCCCTCGCGGCACGAGCGACAGCGTGGCCGGAGGGCAGCTCATCCACGCCGACGCGCTGTACCTGAACCGCGCTCGCCTCGACGCGCTGCCTTCTTCGGCGGAGCTGGTGCGCTTCCTGCTCGGACTCTCCGCCTATCGGCAGCACGACTTCATCGAGTACCTCCTGGCCGAGCACCCCCGCGCGGCGGAGCTGACCTCGAGCCAGCGCAAAGCGCTCCGACTCCGTTTGGTGCCGGAGATCCGCCCGCTCTGGCGGAGCGTCCGGCGATCGCTGCTTCACCTGCCCCATCACCTGACCGTACGCGCGCTCGCGGTCGCGCTGCGCGAAGCACCCGCCGACGACTGGCACGATCCGGATTTCTTCTGA